Proteins from one Argopecten irradians isolate NY chromosome 15, Ai_NY, whole genome shotgun sequence genomic window:
- the LOC138309254 gene encoding solute carrier family 13 member 2-like — protein sequence MAECIQNFLRNVWTLRPFIFIVVAFLAPIGFLLNGSLEARCAYVMVSMAILWLTEAIPITVTAMLPMFLLPMLTVQPGKVVCGNYFNDTSMLFFGGLLVGVAMEEVNIHRRIAMGISMTLGTRANTLMLGLMLPTWFLSMWISNTAATAMMLPILTAVSEQTAAHMSEKENKRLSKGLALSVAYAANVGGIATLTGTPPNLVLHGQADKRYQAFGATDSGITYANWMGFAFPLSLIMLFLTWFWLQIVFLKCGCFKAVSEGRKQAIRSAVRQEYKKLGPIKFGEIVVLVLFGILAMLWIFRDLPNVGGWGKGFVDAEGKSMVRDSTAVMLIATLLFILPSEIPSMVCCGSRTVVQIDKEEPVRAEYKPILTWKVAEKKVAWGVLVLLGGGFALGDACMTSGLSRSVGCELGVLRSLDPWLMNLILCLTVAGATEITSNTATASLLMPIMFELAITVGLHPLYLMISTALACSFAFMLPVATPPNAIVFSTGYVTIPDMALTGFVMNILAVLVLTGAINTWGSAIFDLGTTPDIFLNSTVASSCGETIANNSTLNATFTDNSLVT from the exons ATGGCTGAATGCATTCAAAACTTCCTGAGAAATGTTTGGACTTTACGACCCTTTATCTTTATTGTCGTCGCTTTTTTGGCACCTATTGGCTTCCTGCTGAATGGATCGCTG GAGGCACGATGTGCTTACGTCATGGTATCCATGGCGATCCTTTGGTTGACGGAAGCCATACCAATCACAGTAACAGCCATGCTACCGATGTTTCTGCTCCCCATGCTGACAGTCCAACCGGGGAAGGTGGTCTGCGGAAACTACTTCAAT GATACCAGTATGCTGTTTTTTGGAGGACTGTTGGTGGGCGTTGCTATGGAAGAGGTCAACATCCACAGGCGTATCGCCATGGGAATATCAATGACTTTGGGAACACGGGCAAACAC gTTAATGCTCGGTCTGATGCTGCCCACGTGGTTCCTGTCCATGTGGATCAGTAACACAGCAGCGACGGCCATGATGCTCCCAATTCTGACGGCTGTGTCGGAACAAACGGCTGCGCACATGTCGGAGAAAGAGAACAAGAGGCTAAGTAAAGGTCTGGCACTCAGTGTAGCGTATGCAGCCAATGTTGGCGGGATTGCCACACTAACGGGAACGCCGCCGAATCTGGTCCTTCATGGACAGGCAGACAA GCGGTACCAGGCATTTGGAGCAACTGATTCTGGAATAACATACGCTAACTGGATGGGGTTTGCTTTTCCTTTGTCTCTGATCATGTTGTTCCTCACGTGGTTCTGGCTTCAAATTGTCTTCCTCAAATGTGG TTGTTTCAAAGCCGTCAGTGAAGGTAGAAAGCAAGCAATACGATCTGCCGTGCGACAGGAATACAAGAAACTTGGACCAATTAA GTTCGGAGAAATAGTGGTACTGGTCTTGTTTGGGATACTTGCGATGCTGTGGATCTTCCGCGATCTTCCGAATGTTGGAGGATGGGGAAAAGGATTCGTAGATGCAGAAGG CAAAAGCATGGTGCGGGATTCGACCGCAGTCATGTTGATAGCAACACTCCTGTTTATCCTACCATCAGAGATACCAAGCATGGTCTGTTGCGGCAGTCGGACAG TTGTGCAGATCGACAAGGAGGAACCAGTACGTGCAGAATACAAACCGATTTTGACTTGGAAAGTTGCCGAGAAGAAAGTTGCCTGGGGAGTCCTAGTACTACTCGGCGGGGGATTCGCTCTTGGTGACGCATGTATG ACCTCTGGACTGTCCCGATCGGTGGGATGTGAGCTAGGAGTACTAAGAAGCCTCGATCCCTGGTTGATGAATCTGATCCTGTGTCTGACAGTAGCCGGGGCTACAGAAATCACAAGTAATACCGCCACCGCCTCCCTCCTCATGCCTATCATGTTCGAGTTG GCCATCACTGTAGGTTTACATCCACTGTACCTGATGATATCGACTGCCCTGGCCTGTTCCTTCGCCTTCATGTTACCCGTAGCAACCCCTCCTAACGCCATTGTGTTTTCTACCGGATACGTGACCATTCCGGATATG GCTCTCACGGGATTCGTGATGAACATCCTGGCCGTTCTGGTTCTAACGGGCGCCATCAATACGTGGGGAAGTGCCATATTTGATCTTGGAACAACACCCGACATTTTCCTCAACTCCACTGTAGCTTCATCGTGTGGGGAGACAATAGCAAATAATTCTACGCTGAATGCTACATTTACAGACAATTCCTTAGTGACATAA